In Sulfitobacter sp. OXR-159, one DNA window encodes the following:
- the ubiE gene encoding bifunctional demethylmenaquinone methyltransferase/2-methoxy-6-polyprenyl-1,4-benzoquinol methylase UbiE, with translation MTQDADKTTHFGFETVPEHEKAGRVQGVFNSVASKYDIMNDVMSMGIHRVWKEAMMDWLAPRPGQKLLDVAGGTGDVSFKFLGRAGHGHATVLDLTEPMLVEGRKRAEADSLTGSLDWVVGDAMALPFPDNTFDVYTISFGIRNVTRPQEALNEAYRVLRPGGRLMVLEFSQLPNPAMQKAYDLYSFNVIPRMGQAIAGDRDSYQYLVESIRNFPDQETFLSMVRTAGFGQAKYRNLTMGIAALHSGWKL, from the coding sequence ATGACCCAGGACGCCGACAAAACCACCCATTTCGGGTTCGAGACCGTACCCGAGCATGAAAAAGCAGGTCGCGTGCAGGGTGTGTTCAACTCCGTCGCCAGCAAATACGACATCATGAACGATGTGATGAGCATGGGCATCCACCGCGTCTGGAAAGAAGCGATGATGGATTGGCTCGCCCCGCGCCCCGGTCAGAAGTTGCTGGATGTGGCGGGTGGCACGGGCGATGTGTCGTTCAAGTTTCTGGGCCGCGCGGGCCACGGTCATGCCACGGTGCTCGACCTCACCGAGCCGATGTTGGTCGAAGGCCGCAAACGCGCCGAGGCCGACAGCCTGACCGGCAGTCTCGACTGGGTGGTGGGCGACGCCATGGCGCTGCCGTTCCCCGATAATACCTTTGATGTCTACACGATCAGCTTTGGCATCCGGAACGTGACCCGCCCCCAAGAGGCGCTGAACGAAGCGTACCGCGTGCTGCGCCCCGGTGGCCGCCTGATGGTGTTGGAGTTCAGCCAGCTGCCCAACCCGGCGATGCAAAAAGCCTACGACCTCTACAGTTTCAACGTGATCCCGCGCATGGGCCAAGCCATCGCAGGGGACCGCGACAGCTATCAGTATCTGGTCGAATCCATCCGTAACTTCCCCGATCAAGAGACCTTCTTGTCGATGGTACGCACGGCTGGTTTCGGTCAGGCCAAATACCGCAACCTGACCATGGGGATCGCGGCGCTGCATTCGGGCTGGAAACTCTGA
- the mutM gene encoding bifunctional DNA-formamidopyrimidine glycosylase/DNA-(apurinic or apyrimidinic site) lyase — translation MPELPEVETVRRGLAPAMEGQVIARAEVNRPDLRWPFPERMAERLTGQRVGLLRRRSKYILADLASGESLLVHLGMSGRMLVSGDPLGQFQHNHPAPEKHDHVVLHMGNGARITFNDPRRFGAMDLMPTAGAETHKLLASLGPEPLGNDFHEAHLVAKLKGRNTPIKSALLDQRIVAGLGNIYVCEALYRAGIHPARKAGRISTTRIAGLVPIIREVLADAIEAGGSSLKDFRQADGELGYFQHSFDVYGREGQPCRRPGCDGTIGRIVQSGRSSFYCPRCQR, via the coding sequence ATGCCGGAACTGCCAGAGGTCGAAACCGTCCGCCGAGGGCTGGCCCCCGCGATGGAGGGCCAAGTGATCGCCCGGGCCGAGGTCAACCGCCCCGACCTGCGCTGGCCCTTCCCCGAGCGCATGGCTGAGCGGTTGACCGGGCAGCGCGTCGGCCTGCTGCGGCGGCGGTCGAAATACATCCTCGCCGATCTGGCGAGTGGGGAATCGCTGCTGGTGCATCTGGGCATGTCTGGGCGGATGCTGGTCTCGGGCGACCCGTTGGGACAGTTTCAGCACAACCACCCCGCCCCGGAGAAACATGACCACGTCGTGTTGCATATGGGTAACGGTGCGCGGATCACCTTTAACGACCCCCGCCGTTTCGGCGCGATGGATCTGATGCCCACCGCCGGGGCCGAGACGCATAAACTGCTGGCTTCGCTCGGGCCGGAACCCTTGGGCAATGACTTTCACGAAGCGCATCTGGTGGCGAAGCTTAAGGGGCGCAATACACCGATCAAATCCGCCTTGCTCGACCAGCGGATCGTGGCAGGTTTGGGAAATATCTACGTCTGCGAAGCACTTTACCGCGCAGGGATTCACCCCGCCCGCAAGGCCGGGCGCATCTCGACCACGCGGATCGCCGGGCTGGTGCCGATCATCCGCGAGGTGCTGGCCGATGCGATCGAAGCGGGGGGATCCTCGCTCAAGGACTTCCGGCAGGCGGACGGCGAATTGGGCTATTTCCAGCACAGCTTCGATGTCTACGGACGAGAGGGGCAACCCTGCCGCCGACCGGGCTGCGACGGCACCATCGGGCGCATCGTACAAAGCGGGCGGTCTTCCTTCTATTGCCCCCGTTGCCAAAGATAA
- a CDS encoding enoyl-CoA hydratase, whose product MAYETITVDVDNHVALITLNRPDALNALNDALLGELAKALKGAQENDKVRCIVITGSEKAFAAGADIAMMRDQSFVDVFMGDLFTPETDQILRVRKPIIAAVSGYALGGGCELAMMCDFIICSESAKFGQPEINLGVVAGIGGTQRLTRLVGKSKAMDMNLTGRFMDAEEAERSGLVSRVVPVKKLMEEAMAAAGKIAEKSMISATVVKECVNRAYEVPLSEGLLFERRMFHSLFNTEDQKEGMSAFLEKREAQFRDK is encoded by the coding sequence ATGGCTTACGAAACGATCACCGTGGACGTGGACAACCATGTAGCCCTGATCACCCTCAACCGCCCGGATGCGCTCAATGCGCTCAACGACGCGTTGCTGGGTGAATTGGCCAAAGCGCTGAAAGGCGCGCAGGAAAACGACAAGGTGCGCTGCATCGTCATCACCGGGTCGGAAAAGGCATTCGCGGCCGGGGCCGATATCGCAATGATGCGCGATCAAAGCTTTGTCGACGTCTTCATGGGCGATCTCTTCACCCCCGAAACAGATCAGATTCTGCGCGTGCGTAAGCCGATCATCGCAGCCGTGTCGGGCTATGCCTTGGGCGGTGGCTGCGAATTGGCGATGATGTGCGATTTCATCATCTGTTCGGAAAGCGCCAAGTTCGGCCAGCCTGAGATCAACCTTGGTGTCGTGGCAGGCATCGGCGGCACCCAGCGTCTGACGCGCCTTGTGGGCAAGTCCAAAGCGATGGACATGAACCTAACGGGCCGCTTCATGGATGCCGAAGAAGCCGAACGCTCGGGCCTTGTGTCGCGCGTTGTGCCGGTCAAAAAGCTGATGGAAGAAGCCATGGCCGCCGCTGGCAAGATCGCCGAGAAATCGATGATCTCGGCCACCGTGGTCAAGGAATGCGTGAACCGCGCCTATGAGGTGCCGCTGAGCGAAGGCCTGTTGTTCGAGCGCCGCATGTTCCATTCGCTGTTCAACACCGAAGACCAGAAAGAAGGCATGTCGGCCTTTCTTGAAAAGCGCGAAGCGCAGTTCCGCGACAAATAA